The genomic window ATGCGCACAATGCCGGATTTTAAGATCTGTGTGGGCGGACTGCGGCTTGCCcgggttgtggggggggggagggattttcaAATTGCACACTGCGACGCGATCAGCCTTTTCTCCAGTTCCTACCCCTACCTAgccttctttccctttcccctctccaccctgacccctaactccTACCTAGCTAcacctctggagcagaagtatttttCGCGTgcaggctggctgccggcgtgcacttTCCTGGGatagcagctaatggccgctgtccaggcCGGCCCTGGCCCGCCTCTttctcagggcccagcacttcaggggttacgcacatggccgggcccattctaaaatgggCGTGCAAGACCCGACCACACGCATAGCCCCTGTTTGGTTTGTAGTGATTGTCTGGATTGATACAGCATAGTCTGtgactgtttaagtgctggcagtgcagttttgatatgggagatttactacattgaaattataattcagtttactcatggctttctgagggtcaagcccaaaCCCAACACACACCATAATTTGCTTAATGtgatatgggttccaagtgttccttttgtttgtgtggggggggggggggggttcaggattTTCTGGATGGCAttaagtgtatatatatataacatacatgctgttatttttacctctgaaaactgtgaatgtccttttccatttaaaatctgttaaacttatttttaattgtgtgataagagagagaaagggggtggGAGGGTACAAGGCTGCAAGGTTcacttagggcacctaatatcccACCAGACCTCGCTGCATTGTCTCCGTGTAGGAacacaggattccatctggagctgtgctactttgggtcAGATTCTCCCCAGTCTCTGCCACTGCTTAATTTTTTGTTTCTAAAGCCCTGGAGGAGCAGCAAGAATCACTTCTGTTCCCTTCTGTTGGTGTAGGAAGGCAGAACAGAGCCTGGGgagccataaaagcagcagactcaaGTGGGAATGCCCtggagtagtggtggtggtgatagggcgtggaggcaagctacagtcaaAGAAAGGGAAGTGGGTGAGCTAGGAGAAAGTGCCTGCATAATGTTGGGAGTGGATGGGCTGAGTTCTGAGAGGCACAAACTAGCTGTGGCACCATTGAGCCTCATGGAGAGTGGGAGTTCAgtgaagggtggggagggggaggggctgggagcAAGCAGACATTTTGCAGGACAGTGCTGGAGTGGGGCTATTCACTGTTTGAACACACAAATTGCAGCACAACAGTGGAATATGCATGACTGAGAAGAACGAGTGTGAGTATGTGTCAGAGATCCACACATTCGCCTGAATTTTAAAACACCGGCACACGTAAAATCCAACAGATATGCCCGTGGCCGGgccaagcgcattttaaaaacggcccggccacacgtgtatctgctggtatgcacagaagtgccggcAGATCAGGGGtgggggccggccgggacagtggccattagtccttgtcccagggaagcacgtgcTGGCAGCCGACCAACAtgcataacttacttctgctccaaaggagcaggtaagttttataaaacaaaaaaattagggtAGGAGTTAGGGgtctaggaggagaggggaaaatgtaggaaagttccctcccagctgctccaattaaggagggaactggagaaggcctacttgtgttggtttttttaaattgctgtgcCCCGCCCCCGCGAGAGTCCTGACTCGCCTACACATGCACCGATATTAAAATCGGCACACGTGCGCACGGGAACCATATTTTTATAAcgcgcatgtccatgtgcacacgccaggAACCACATGGAtgccatgcactttttttttttttaaatttcccctcTCATCCCTAGACTATTTTGGTATCTTAACTGCTTCTCTGCTTTTCCTCCCTCATGCAAGGGAAATTTTGTCTCCTTTTTCCTCAGCAGCTACATCCTGCTGTTTGGGCAGCTAGCTGGGGTTTTCCTACTATTCTCAGAGGCCACTCCTACTGAGTCCATCCATTGCTGTGACAATTAAGAGGCATGGACTGAGgtttctgccagagcccacttaCAAATATGTTGTGTTCTTAGCCAGCAAGGGTTGCTGTTGCACAGTGGGCCCAGCAAGTTTAACATTTCAACTGCCTAGTTTTCTCAGATTATGCTATACATTGTGTCCTTGGGTTGACCTGAAAGATGCATCACAGTATTTTTGAAATGTTAACACATCCCTCTTTTTATCTCAACAGGCATATGTACTGCTAGGTCAGTTCCTCATCTTAAAGAAGGATGATGATGATCTCTTCAAAGAGTGGTTGAAGGATTCTTGTGGGGCCAATTCCCGGCAAGCAGAACTGTGCTCTTCTTGTCTGAAGGAGTGGTGCTCATCCTTCTTGTAAAGAATTGTCATGTGTAAAGCTTCTTGCTAGGTTTAATtccttctgtgaaaaaaaaaataatgcaaaatctATTGGAATAAACATGATTTGGTGCATTCAGTGATAGCTGAAAATCTATTGGAATAAACTTGATTTGGTGTATTCAGTAACAGTTGaaacctttttatatttttatttaatttaataaacTTTGTATCAAaacttgggggtttttttgtaattataaTATGTAACTTGGCTTTCCAACTGCAAGCAGCAAAATTGACTTATGGCTTATATTTAAAACTggggtttttatattttttctgagattgtttttaaaaatcttctaTTGTATTTTTACCTAACACTAATTAAATGTTGTGGCTAGCTCTTGTTAACTCAAACTCCATTTGGACATCACAGGATATCTTTGATTGAGATACATTGCTGCAGATTTTTAAGATTATCATACACTGTCATAACATACCCTAGATATGAAATGTCATGTTTTTATAAATGGAGCCTGTAGTGCTCTCcgactcaaacaaaaaaaaaaaaagtgcttagaTGGATGGTTTGAACAGCCCCTATCTAGAACAATGCTTTCTGCAAAAACTCGCCAAGGGTTCTGAATGTGAAGACAGAGCATGGACCTGGCATCTTctttattaaaacttttttttttaaacctttgtaTCTATCATGGATTTCAATATTTTGCCATGTCCTAGGTCTGCAATATCATTTgaacttaagatatgccatactgggtcagaccaagggtctatcaagccctgtatcctgtttccaacagtggccaatccaagttgcaagtgcccaaacattagatcacaaactactatttcCTGTcgagtagccagatggactcagaacaagtgggtatagtgtgcgcGTGCtaacagttggagacggatctgacgtcagcacgggtacatataccccccataggaagtgaagctcttcagtaatttccgtctccaaagcagtttggagagcctgcacgctcgctgagcgtgtttccaatctactttctattttctactttctacttactaaatttctacaggaacatcgagccccgcactcctgcggtgataccattcggtccctcccccagttgagtttcccggggtgatttccgcaatccctcggaggttttggcctcggtccggtggccgaatcacgACAGGGACCCAGCCCCCAAGCGAGGCTTGGGCGGGCTAAGAGGCGCCTCTGTCTCGGCGTGGacttgggaggcagcgggtgcattcctcaagcacggcggtgaaggtatttcccctctccccccccgcagctggagaccacccgggtttcagccgggaagcgccgaggatcaggtaaggcacATAACTTTTACTTTTGGTCTCTGAAGTTcaaggatcggcggcgttgcctgtatgtGGCACGCCGCGGAGGTCGCTATTTTGTCTgcagaagaggggagccggctcgggttcagggcccggccgcgcctcccaatgagaatcagccgatccatccgggggacgaagctatagggggcaggttaacctcttctaccccagatgggtcgagattacgtcggaccagtgggtcctcgccatcatccgagaggggtattatctggactttcatcatctccctccggacaggtttgtggaatcttcatgtcccatgcacaagaaggcagccttggaagctaccctggcgaggctcctgtccttgaaagccatcatcccagtacctgcatgggaaatgaattctggacactattccatctatttcatggtacccaagaaagagggcactttccggcccgtattggacctcaagtcagtcaatcgatatttaagggtcccgaggtttcgcatggaaactctgtgctcagtcaagaccgcagtacagccaggagaattcctcacggccttagacttgtcaggagcctatctgcatatcccgatccatccggatcatcagcgctacctatgcttcaagTTTCTGGGACGCTatttccaattccgggctctgcccttcgggttagccacgtcgccatggaccttcaccaaggtggtcgtagtggtagcaagtggcactcagacgggaagaaatcctcgtccatccctacctggacgattgactgatcagggcgaaatcacgggaggagagccatcgggcaaccaacagagtgatcgcccttctggaaagcctgggatgggtagtcaacctcaaaaagagttgcctacagccttcccaatcactggaatacctgggagtacagttcgacacccgggcagacacagtcagtctcactaccaagagaaggttaaaac from Rhinatrema bivittatum chromosome 3, aRhiBiv1.1, whole genome shotgun sequence includes these protein-coding regions:
- the LOC115088740 gene encoding barrier-to-autointegration factor-like protein isoform X1, with the translated sequence MFVVCKMSNTSQKHRDFVSEPMGEKPVTTLAGIGEVLGAKLEEQGFDKAYVLLGQFLILKKDDDDLFKEWLKDSCGANSRQAELCSSCLKEWCSSFL
- the LOC115088740 gene encoding barrier-to-autointegration factor-like protein isoform X2, with the translated sequence MSNTSQKHRDFVSEPMGEKPVTTLAGIGEVLGAKLEEQGFDKAYVLLGQFLILKKDDDDLFKEWLKDSCGANSRQAELCSSCLKEWCSSFL